A single genomic interval of Peribacillus sp. FSL H8-0477 harbors:
- the secA2 gene encoding accessory Sec system translocase SecA2, producing MITRVKELFNESSKDLKRLLKLVDKVNSAEQKYLNYTDEELKYCTAEFKNQLSQGKTIEHIQADAFAVVREAAKRVIGLRHYDVQLIGGFVLNEGSIAQMNTGEGKTLVATLPSYLQALKGQGVHIITANEYLARRDMELMGQIHEFLGLTVGLNISQMEPSEKKEAYQADITYGTGTEFGFDYLRDNMVFKKEDKVQRGHEFAIVDEVDSILIDEAKTPLIIANQSSDGAELFIITAQIVKSFKKDVDYELFPESRQTFISDEGSRKIETAFGLKNLYDAEHQELLHHVMQSLRASVIMKRDVDYIVKDGKIELIDQFTGRIMEGRSFSEGLHQAIEAKEDLEISEENETHATITIQNYFRLYKNLSGMTGSATPSKREFWDTYNLNVITIPTNKPVRREDYPDLVYRKYNDKLKKIIAEVEHLHKMGRPVLIGTTSIEQSEVLSESLTKANIKHYVLNAKTEQDEAEIIARAGQKGQVMLATNMAGRGTDIVLGEDVRELGGLHILGTERNESKRIDMQLRGRSGRQGDAGSSQFIISLEDDLFDYYDEEEKERYLKKVKVDEEGLVVSPDPIKFVKKVQDNIEGAHYSSRIHLLKLENVLDQQSKVIYSMRDRMLELTDDDLFDELLAYMERYMNTLIDHHLPEDPEEHRLDELMEKLSELFIDLSLTQEKLIDQDAYQVKQVAVSEFNELKQTILELKGDEMLALQLRNYMLTQIDSDWIEHLNLMTQIKEGITLRGYAQEDPYITFEKEGAAEFNLLIADIEAGISTQFMELIKNNYQVVNENEEGE from the coding sequence ATGATAACTAGAGTGAAAGAGCTGTTTAATGAGAGTTCCAAAGATTTAAAACGTTTATTGAAACTTGTTGATAAAGTAAATAGTGCTGAACAAAAATATCTAAATTATACAGATGAGGAATTAAAATACTGCACGGCAGAATTTAAAAACCAATTAAGCCAAGGAAAAACGATTGAACACATACAAGCAGATGCGTTTGCTGTGGTTAGAGAAGCGGCGAAGCGTGTAATCGGTCTGCGCCACTATGATGTTCAGTTGATTGGCGGCTTTGTTTTAAATGAAGGCAGTATTGCACAGATGAATACGGGTGAAGGAAAAACGTTAGTGGCGACCTTGCCGAGTTATCTTCAAGCATTAAAAGGCCAAGGCGTTCATATCATCACAGCTAATGAATATTTAGCTCGCCGTGATATGGAATTGATGGGTCAAATTCATGAATTTCTTGGATTAACGGTAGGGTTGAATATCTCGCAAATGGAGCCTTCAGAAAAGAAAGAAGCGTACCAAGCCGATATCACCTATGGTACGGGTACAGAATTTGGTTTTGATTATCTTCGCGATAATATGGTGTTTAAGAAAGAAGATAAGGTTCAAAGAGGACATGAGTTTGCGATTGTCGATGAGGTCGACAGTATCTTAATTGATGAAGCAAAAACACCGTTAATTATTGCGAATCAATCGAGTGATGGGGCAGAGTTGTTTATCATCACCGCACAAATAGTGAAAAGCTTCAAAAAAGATGTGGACTACGAATTGTTCCCAGAATCAAGACAGACCTTTATCAGTGATGAAGGTTCACGGAAGATAGAAACTGCGTTTGGACTTAAAAACCTATATGATGCTGAACATCAAGAACTGCTACATCACGTTATGCAGTCATTAAGAGCATCTGTCATTATGAAACGGGATGTTGATTATATTGTTAAGGACGGAAAGATTGAATTAATCGATCAGTTTACTGGTCGGATTATGGAAGGCCGTTCCTTTAGTGAAGGACTTCATCAAGCGATTGAAGCTAAAGAAGACTTGGAAATCTCTGAAGAAAATGAAACGCATGCTACGATTACGATCCAAAACTATTTTAGACTTTACAAGAATTTATCAGGGATGACAGGCAGTGCAACTCCGTCTAAACGAGAATTCTGGGATACGTATAATCTTAATGTCATTACGATTCCGACGAATAAGCCTGTTCGGCGAGAAGATTATCCTGACTTGGTGTACCGCAAGTATAATGACAAACTTAAAAAAATCATTGCTGAAGTGGAACACCTGCATAAAATGGGCCGCCCGGTATTAATCGGTACGACTTCTATTGAACAATCGGAAGTACTGTCAGAATCGCTGACAAAAGCAAATATTAAACACTATGTATTGAATGCTAAAACCGAGCAAGACGAAGCAGAAATCATCGCCCGAGCCGGTCAAAAGGGTCAAGTTATGCTGGCTACAAATATGGCTGGCCGCGGAACAGATATTGTGCTGGGTGAAGATGTGCGTGAGCTTGGCGGTCTGCATATTCTTGGTACGGAACGTAACGAAAGTAAACGGATTGATATGCAGCTTCGAGGCAGATCCGGCCGTCAAGGTGATGCCGGTTCTTCACAATTTATCATTTCATTAGAAGATGATCTGTTCGATTACTATGATGAAGAAGAAAAAGAGCGCTATTTGAAGAAGGTTAAGGTTGATGAAGAAGGCTTAGTCGTTTCTCCAGATCCGATTAAGTTTGTTAAAAAGGTTCAGGATAATATTGAAGGCGCGCATTATTCAAGCCGAATTCATTTATTAAAACTTGAAAATGTACTGGACCAACAAAGTAAAGTTATCTATTCCATGAGAGACAGAATGCTTGAATTAACGGATGATGATCTGTTTGATGAGCTGCTGGCTTATATGGAACGATATATGAATACTTTGATTGATCATCATCTTCCAGAAGATCCTGAAGAGCATAGACTTGACGAGTTGATGGAGAAATTATCGGAGCTATTCATCGACTTAAGTCTGACTCAAGAAAAACTAATCGACCAGGATGCGTATCAAGTGAAGCAAGTAGCAGTGTCTGAATTCAATGAGCTAAAACAAACCATTCTTGAATTAAAAGGTGACGAAATGCTCGCACTGCAGCTTCGTAATTATATGCTTACGCAAATTGATTCGGATTGGATTGAGCATCTGAACTTAATGACTCAGATTAAAGAGGGAATTACACTCAGAGGGTATGCCCAAGAAGATCCATACATCACCTTTGAAAAAGAAGGAGCTGCCGAATTCAATCTGCTGATTGCTGACATTGAGGCCGGTATTAGTACACAGTTCATGGAACTTATAAAAAACAATTATCAAGTTGTAAACGAAAATGAAGAGGGTGAATAA
- a CDS encoding S8 family peptidase, translating into MKPISKKIAALGISLTVAITPVLSFNHAEAHVSLPTGKSFKSLQASTGKAKNQDTEKKFSDNTLVIKYRTPLTAADHQRAGTTVIQQIKELKYIVVKVKNKKNLETAMKSYQKNNKVTTVNMSPTFKTLAANDPKVDQQYALSMLNVDEAQKLAGKNKVTVAVIDQGIDRNHPELKGSLLPSYNAANPMNPAAPDFHGTHVAGIIAAKKDNGIGGYGMNPNVNLLSIDVFDGQYYSSDYTIAQGILYAIEKGAQVINMSLGGGYPSLVLEEAVKKAIEKGIVVVAASGNDGDDYASYPAAFEGVISVGSTNSSKKLSYYSTYGASVDLVAPGEDIYAPFYDAAKKSTFARLSGTSMATPVVAGAASLLLSKHPSLTPAQVEYILEQTATDMGDSGFDIKYGNGQVNPVAALNYNIKKLPAFVKENWGQKEILEKATSLNADQPISIKESITKPFEQKWIKFSVKKGDYIQTSLLGQAQYDYKMMVHFYGEEKPQIIDVNNEREGKTEAKLIQAPFTGEVAIGVKDSNGSFDDSTKKGANYELKVAKYQELPEDESSLETPVEVAALPFTSTPAYLTGEKGDEDFFHVKADEARLMKIDVSGIPGINIALNVYEKEQLFPPPEETESGEAPAPVQDIPSENPAPVDGEEEAIPALYMSNNGGVSEGESLYFMSEPEKEYYVSVTSKKMSYEYSYGEDDFSFVEYGEMEAGQSMLPYTVKMESKLMPEDEDGYSLGGEEEEVTEEDMIAGIDASARPYQIGESAEGYIQSDSDQDWYTFVPEENGIYQFDIPSPKRDLPYVQIAEVAEFIDEETNKTVKYLSSVASNMDYYSWDMELTDTFFAGLKAGKTYYLAAGGTTNFDPYKITSKLAVKSTQDQYEDNDKPEDAKNLPDSGVAEGNFGFANDVDTFYLVPNKTAIYSAKFERQKMPNSLKEYPTELLQPIYAFIQITEDTNGNHKLDPEEADKTIVFMNIIESGVNYGSFKAEKEKKYFIAIQGLVDSSSGISLWPYKFTAVPVNQNDEDAGSKVKNNTPSKPLNLKKAKTKSYSAKGYLNAGVGEGDEDWYVFKAGKKETATIKFAAGDEIDGVIEVYKNGKRVAKSDQYALADPELLSLNLTKGTYYIKVRDVKGNASINPYTLHVNLK; encoded by the coding sequence ATGAAACCTATTTCTAAAAAGATAGCAGCACTTGGTATCAGTCTAACTGTAGCCATTACACCGGTGCTATCTTTCAATCATGCGGAAGCACACGTAAGTCTTCCAACTGGAAAGTCATTTAAGAGTCTACAGGCGTCAACAGGTAAGGCAAAAAATCAAGATACGGAGAAGAAGTTCAGTGACAACACGCTTGTCATCAAATATAGAACACCACTGACTGCTGCCGATCATCAGCGTGCAGGAACGACTGTTATTCAACAAATAAAAGAGTTGAAGTACATAGTTGTGAAAGTAAAGAATAAGAAAAACCTCGAAACTGCAATGAAAAGTTATCAAAAAAATAATAAAGTGACTACGGTTAATATGAGTCCGACTTTCAAGACATTGGCAGCAAACGATCCTAAAGTGGATCAACAATATGCGTTATCGATGCTGAATGTTGATGAAGCACAAAAGCTTGCAGGAAAAAATAAAGTCACCGTTGCAGTGATTGACCAAGGAATCGATCGTAATCACCCTGAACTAAAAGGTTCATTACTTCCGAGCTATAATGCAGCGAATCCCATGAATCCAGCTGCTCCAGATTTCCATGGGACACATGTGGCCGGAATTATCGCTGCTAAGAAAGATAATGGCATTGGCGGCTATGGAATGAATCCGAATGTGAACTTGCTTTCAATTGATGTATTTGATGGTCAGTACTATAGTTCAGACTATACAATTGCTCAGGGGATTTTATATGCCATCGAAAAAGGTGCGCAGGTCATTAATATGAGTCTAGGCGGCGGTTACCCGTCGTTAGTGCTTGAAGAGGCTGTCAAGAAGGCCATCGAAAAAGGGATTGTTGTGGTCGCAGCATCTGGGAATGACGGCGATGATTATGCGAGTTATCCGGCTGCATTTGAGGGAGTTATCAGCGTTGGATCTACTAATAGTAGTAAGAAATTAAGCTATTATTCAACGTACGGGGCTTCAGTAGATCTAGTTGCTCCTGGTGAGGATATTTATGCACCATTTTATGATGCAGCGAAGAAATCCACTTTTGCTAGATTGAGTGGAACATCAATGGCCACACCAGTGGTAGCAGGTGCTGCATCCTTACTTCTATCGAAGCATCCCAGCCTTACTCCAGCACAGGTTGAATACATACTGGAGCAGACGGCTACAGATATGGGTGACTCAGGATTTGATATTAAGTACGGAAATGGTCAGGTCAATCCTGTGGCCGCTTTAAACTACAATATTAAGAAACTGCCAGCCTTCGTTAAAGAAAACTGGGGACAAAAAGAGATACTTGAAAAGGCAACATCACTGAATGCAGATCAGCCTATTTCGATTAAAGAATCGATTACTAAACCATTTGAACAAAAGTGGATTAAATTTTCTGTGAAGAAAGGCGACTATATTCAAACATCTCTTCTTGGACAAGCTCAATATGATTATAAGATGATGGTTCACTTTTATGGTGAAGAAAAGCCGCAAATAATTGACGTCAATAATGAGAGAGAAGGAAAAACGGAAGCTAAGTTAATACAGGCACCGTTTACTGGAGAAGTAGCGATTGGTGTCAAAGATAGCAATGGAAGCTTCGATGATTCCACAAAAAAGGGTGCCAATTATGAACTGAAGGTTGCCAAATATCAAGAATTACCGGAAGATGAGTCAAGTCTTGAAACACCAGTAGAAGTTGCAGCGCTCCCGTTTACATCAACACCTGCATATTTAACTGGAGAAAAAGGTGATGAAGACTTTTTCCATGTCAAGGCAGATGAAGCTAGACTTATGAAAATAGATGTTTCAGGAATACCTGGTATAAACATTGCGTTAAATGTTTATGAAAAAGAGCAGTTGTTCCCGCCTCCAGAGGAGACAGAATCGGGAGAAGCACCAGCTCCCGTGCAAGATATTCCAAGTGAGAACCCTGCTCCTGTAGATGGGGAAGAGGAAGCCATTCCAGCACTCTATATGAGTAATAATGGTGGAGTTAGTGAAGGTGAATCACTGTACTTCATGTCTGAGCCAGAAAAGGAATACTATGTGAGCGTTACGAGTAAAAAAATGTCCTATGAATATTCCTACGGGGAAGATGACTTTTCCTTCGTAGAATATGGAGAAATGGAAGCAGGTCAGTCCATGCTTCCCTATACAGTTAAGATGGAAAGCAAACTAATGCCTGAAGATGAAGATGGGTATTCATTAGGTGGAGAGGAAGAAGAAGTAACTGAGGAGGATATGATTGCCGGCATTGATGCAAGTGCTCGTCCATACCAAATCGGTGAAAGTGCGGAAGGGTATATTCAAAGTGATAGTGATCAGGATTGGTATACGTTCGTTCCTGAAGAAAATGGAATCTATCAATTTGATATTCCGAGTCCGAAAAGAGATCTTCCATATGTACAGATAGCAGAAGTTGCTGAATTCATTGATGAAGAAACGAATAAAACGGTGAAATATTTAAGTTCTGTTGCGAGTAACATGGACTATTACAGTTGGGATATGGAATTAACAGATACATTTTTTGCAGGCTTGAAAGCTGGGAAGACCTATTATCTGGCAGCAGGCGGTACGACTAACTTCGATCCATACAAAATTACATCCAAGTTAGCAGTGAAAAGTACACAGGATCAATATGAGGATAATGATAAACCAGAAGATGCAAAGAATCTGCCGGATTCCGGCGTGGCAGAAGGGAACTTTGGATTTGCAAATGATGTAGATACCTTCTATTTAGTGCCAAATAAGACGGCCATATACAGCGCCAAGTTTGAACGTCAAAAAATGCCAAACTCTTTAAAAGAGTATCCAACTGAATTGCTGCAGCCAATATACGCATTTATACAGATCACGGAAGATACCAATGGCAACCATAAACTAGATCCCGAGGAAGCGGATAAAACGATAGTGTTTATGAACATTATTGAATCTGGAGTAAATTATGGTTCATTTAAAGCAGAAAAAGAGAAAAAATACTTTATTGCCATCCAAGGCTTGGTTGATTCAAGCTCAGGAATTTCGCTTTGGCCGTATAAATTCACAGCAGTTCCAGTCAATCAAAATGATGAAGATGCTGGGTCAAAGGTAAAGAATAATACACCATCTAAACCGCTGAATTTGAAGAAAGCAAAAACCAAATCATATTCGGCTAAGGGCTACCTTAATGCAGGTGTCGGTGAAGGTGATGAAGATTGGTATGTATTTAAAGCTGGTAAAAAAGAAACAGCGACTATTAAGTTTGCTGCTGGTGATGAGATAGATGGTGTGATTGAAGTATATAAAAATGGAAAACGAGTTGCTAAGTCAGATCAATATGCGCTCGCAGATCCTGAGCTTCTTTCATTGAATCTTACCAAAGGCACCTACTACATTAAAGTACGTGATGTGAAAGGGAATGCGTCGATCAATCCATATACCTTACATGTGAACTTGAAATAA